The genomic region CGCGCCGACACGGATCTTCGCGACATCCACCTCATTGATCCCGACCTGCACTTCCAGACGGCTCCCCAGTGTCGCCACAATGCTTTGCGCATCCGAAAACCCCGTCGTCGCGCTCTGCACGATCTCGCCCGGCTGCCGATACTTCTTCAGAACAATTCCTGAGACGGGAGCGGAGATCTTCGTATCCCCCACCTGGACTTCCAATTGCGAGAGGTTGCCGGCGATCTGCTGGACGTTCCCGCGCGCCTGATCGATATCGGATTTGCGGACTGCGTCCTGCAAGGCGTTCGCCCGCGCCGTCGCCAGCTGCACCTCGGCGGCGTGAACGCCCACCCGCGCATCGTTCACATCCTCCGCGCGTGGCCCCGCTTGCGTCAGCGACAGCGCCTCCTGCGCGGCCGCCACATTGCTGCGCGCCGTGTCCAGCGCCACCTGCGACGTATCCGCCTCGGACTGCGACACGAACCCCTTCACCACCAGCGCCTGCTTACGCGCCTGCGTGCGGACCGCGTCATCCAATGCGATCTGCGCCCGCGCCAGCGCCTGCTTCTGCTGGGCAACCTCCTGCGGGCGGGCTCCCGCCGCAACGCTCGCCAGGTGCGCCTTCGCGGTCGCCAATCCCGCCACCGCCTGCTCGATCGCCCACTTCGTCTGCGCCAACTGTAACTGGTATGACGATTCTGCCTGCGTCAGCCTCGCCTTCGCCTGGTCTAGCTGCGCCTGCGTCTGCTGGATCTGCGGGTCCAGCAGCGTCCGGTCCACCATGGCGATCAGCTGCCCGGCATGCACCGTCTGCCCCGCCTCGATCGGCATCACCAGAATGCGCCCCGCGACCTTGCTCCGCACGTCCACCTTGTCCACCGGCTGAACCGCTCCCACCTCCTGGACGGACACGGAAATATCCCCAAGAGCCGCCGGAACCGTTCGCGGCGGCGGAGCCGGCTTATGCAGATTATGACTTACTCGCGATCCCGCCGCCGCCACAGCCGCCAGCACGATCACCGCCCCAATCGCCGTCTTCACAGATTTCTTCATGTATCCCCGCTGACGCCCCACCAC from Capsulimonas corticalis harbors:
- a CDS encoding efflux RND transporter periplasmic adaptor subunit, whose protein sequence is MKKSVKTAIGAVIVLAAVAAAGSRVSHNLHKPAPPPRTVPAALGDISVSVQEVGAVQPVDKVDVRSKVAGRILVMPIEAGQTVHAGQLIAMVDRTLLDPQIQQTQAQLDQAKARLTQAESSYQLQLAQTKWAIEQAVAGLATAKAHLASVAAGARPQEVAQQKQALARAQIALDDAVRTQARKQALVVKGFVSQSEADTSQVALDTARSNVAAAQEALSLTQAGPRAEDVNDARVGVHAAEVQLATARANALQDAVRKSDIDQARGNVQQIAGNLSQLEVQVGDTKISAPVSGIVLKKYRQPGEIVQSATTGFSDAQSIVATLGSRLEVQVGINEVDVAKIRVGAPVTIAVDAAPGVAFAGTVTEIAPASTNAFADTSTASATTSISKFSVRIAFQKYDARIRPGMSANVTILSDQRKHVVVVPLEVTPFTGNTGKVQVLNAAGKPEDRTVTLGLRDDTRVEVKTGLGAGDKVIVPAPSVERRTIDISGGPDGG